One window of the Gloeocapsa sp. PCC 73106 genome contains the following:
- a CDS encoding GUN4 domain-containing protein, which yields MDNPDNKTESQLLAQIYSELVKLREDISNLQKLPEQVTQIEERLLLVGDIYRYQALQDYLSTQQWFYADKETVNLIMVIANVNDIEELSPHNIRQFPCSELRVIDNLWKNYSGGRFGFSVQLEIYQSLGGTLDSTIEQDQNFTEQWGARLGWRDGVTPKHPRGDRWRSCDELDFSLEAPVGCHPSRWWNSPYGAKMTNYFLQRLMSCET from the coding sequence ATGGATAACCCAGACAACAAAACCGAAAGTCAACTGTTAGCACAAATATACAGTGAGCTAGTCAAACTGCGAGAAGATATTAGTAATCTGCAAAAACTTCCAGAGCAAGTGACTCAGATTGAAGAACGTTTGCTCCTCGTGGGCGATATTTATCGCTATCAAGCCTTACAAGATTATTTGTCCACACAACAATGGTTTTACGCCGATAAAGAAACGGTCAATCTGATTATGGTGATCGCTAACGTCAATGATATTGAAGAACTTAGCCCCCACAACATCCGACAGTTTCCCTGTAGTGAGTTGCGGGTAATTGATAATCTCTGGAAAAACTACAGTGGTGGACGCTTTGGTTTTAGCGTACAGTTGGAGATTTATCAGTCCTTAGGTGGAACTCTAGACAGTACCATAGAACAAGATCAAAACTTTACCGAACAGTGGGGTGCTCGTTTAGGATGGAGAGATGGAGTCACGCCAAAACATCCCAGAGGCGATCGTTGGCGCAGTTGCGATGAACTAGACTTTTCTTTAGAAGCTCCTGTAGGTTGTCATCCCTCCCGTTGGTGGAATTCCCCCTATGGCGCTAAAATGACCAACTATTTTCTGCAACGTCTTATGAGTTGCGAGACATGA
- a CDS encoding YbjN domain-containing protein has product MTTEELNVENILEEDAQDNPVTHEEIIETVIASLEQNNSAMVMHEDDGHLWKFQYGSAEIFVQLTGETDEDLLTVWSTVLDLPARNEPELMRHLLEMNWSGTFETCFGIFNNQVVVLTQRTVAELSPGEISRAVTLVATIADDNDEILAEKFGQLS; this is encoded by the coding sequence ATGACTACAGAAGAACTCAACGTAGAAAATATCCTAGAAGAAGACGCTCAAGACAATCCCGTGACTCATGAAGAGATAATTGAAACCGTGATCGCTAGTTTGGAACAAAACAATAGCGCCATGGTTATGCATGAAGACGACGGTCATCTCTGGAAATTTCAGTATGGTTCTGCGGAAATCTTTGTACAGTTAACCGGAGAAACCGACGAGGATTTACTCACGGTTTGGTCTACTGTACTTGATTTACCCGCTAGGAATGAACCCGAATTAATGCGTCATCTCTTGGAAATGAATTGGTCGGGCACTTTTGAAACCTGTTTTGGTATCTTTAATAACCAAGTGGTCGTATTAACTCAACGCACTGTAGCAGAATTGTCTCCAGGAGAAATTTCTCGCGCTGTTACTTTGGTAGCGACAATCGCCGATGATAACGACGAAATCCTTGCCGAAAAGTTTGGTCAGTTAAGCTAA
- a CDS encoding FAD-dependent oxidoreductase, which yields MNKPVILTVDDDPAVLQAIARDLRDHFGEQFRIMRADSGQVALEMLHKLVLRNIQVVLFLVDQRMPIMTGVDFLEQASQIFPEAKRVLLTAYADTEAAIKAINIAKLDYYLLKPWDPPQEKLYPILDDLVADWRAHLQSEFEGIRVIGTRWSTDSHRLKDFLARNQIPYRWLDIERDSEAEKLLVYAELDSSNLPVVLFPDGSHQIKPENLEIATKIGLQTQAHQPFYDLIIIGGGPGGLAAAVYGASEGLRTVMIEREAPGGQAGTSSRIENYLGFPVGLSGGDLARRAVTQAKRFGVEILTPQQATRIRLENDYRIVTLLDGSELTSHGVILAMGVSWRRLDLPGIERFTGAGVYYGAAQTEAIACTGETVYIVGGANSAGQAAMYFSRFASQVMMLVRADSLTKSMSQYLIEQIQATDNIQVWTETSVVEVKGDQQLTEIVLQNSQTGELRTLPAKSLFIFIGAVPETDWLDGLIARDEKGFILTGPALSRAKAWNLAREPFLLETNVPGIFAVGDVRHGSVKRVASGVGEGSICVQFVHQYLSNL from the coding sequence ATGAATAAACCAGTTATCCTTACCGTCGATGATGATCCCGCGGTTTTACAGGCGATCGCCCGGGATCTTCGGGATCATTTTGGTGAACAATTTCGCATTATGCGAGCTGATTCGGGACAAGTTGCTCTAGAGATGCTACATAAACTCGTTTTACGTAATATCCAAGTAGTTTTATTCTTGGTGGATCAGCGGATGCCCATAATGACAGGCGTTGATTTTTTAGAGCAAGCCAGTCAAATCTTTCCAGAAGCAAAACGAGTACTTTTAACCGCTTACGCCGATACCGAAGCCGCTATTAAAGCCATAAACATAGCCAAACTCGACTACTACCTGCTTAAACCCTGGGATCCTCCCCAGGAAAAGCTTTATCCCATACTCGACGACCTAGTAGCCGACTGGCGCGCCCATCTCCAGAGTGAATTCGAAGGAATCAGGGTCATCGGTACGCGTTGGTCAACCGACTCTCATCGCCTCAAAGATTTTCTAGCTCGTAACCAGATACCTTATCGTTGGCTAGATATCGAACGAGACAGTGAAGCTGAAAAACTCCTAGTCTATGCAGAACTAGATTCATCTAATTTACCAGTGGTTTTATTTCCCGATGGCTCTCACCAAATCAAACCCGAGAATCTGGAAATTGCTACTAAAATTGGTCTACAAACCCAAGCCCATCAACCCTTCTACGATCTTATTATCATTGGAGGAGGACCCGGTGGACTCGCAGCTGCGGTTTACGGAGCCTCAGAAGGACTGCGAACGGTCATGATCGAAAGAGAAGCACCAGGAGGACAAGCGGGAACTAGCTCTCGCATTGAGAACTATCTGGGCTTTCCCGTAGGGCTTAGTGGAGGAGATTTAGCCCGTCGCGCCGTAACTCAAGCCAAAAGATTCGGTGTGGAGATCTTAACCCCTCAACAAGCAACTCGAATCCGTCTAGAAAACGACTATCGCATCGTAACCTTACTTGATGGGAGCGAATTGACGAGTCATGGAGTGATTTTAGCTATGGGTGTGTCCTGGCGACGACTAGATCTCCCTGGGATTGAACGCTTTACCGGAGCTGGAGTTTACTACGGAGCCGCTCAAACAGAAGCGATCGCCTGTACGGGTGAAACCGTGTATATAGTAGGAGGTGCCAATTCCGCGGGACAAGCTGCCATGTATTTCTCTCGTTTTGCCAGTCAAGTCATGATGTTGGTGCGCGCAGATTCCCTAACTAAGAGTATGTCCCAGTATCTGATCGAGCAAATTCAAGCTACCGACAATATTCAAGTTTGGACCGAAACTAGCGTGGTTGAAGTGAAAGGCGATCAGCAGTTGACAGAAATTGTGCTTCAAAACTCCCAGACTGGCGAACTGCGTACTCTACCAGCTAAATCTCTATTTATTTTTATTGGTGCGGTTCCAGAAACGGATTGGCTCGATGGACTAATCGCTAGAGACGAAAAAGGCTTCATTCTCACCGGTCCTGCTCTTTCTCGGGCAAAAGCTTGGAATTTAGCTAGAGAGCCCTTTTTACTAGAAACTAACGTTCCCGGTATTTTTGCCGTGGGTGATGTACGTCATGGTTCGGTCAAAAGAGTAGCCTCAGGAGTAGGAGAAGGTAGTATATGCGTTCAGTTCGTGCATCAGTATCTCAGTAACTTATAA
- a CDS encoding ATP-binding protein: MLCTTKLLSLEPFRLLPQSQLDWICDRASALQITPGSTLFHEGSSPQGFFILTSGRISITKLSEGIEMPIGQDEAPAFFGEIQVLTGENSSVSIHALTDCTFYRLDCGDFLELLHEARDFERSIFQVVAQRSRGLESFIRGREKMAALGTLAAGLAHELNNPTAALVRAFESLIPAIRELEHLNLLYGQQNPDPTETRQWIDFRCQGYEVILNGSVDSMTLSDQEDELLEWLEDKGIKDAWKFAEPLAAAGVEVATIEAFMAPWNYQTSELEQGIRWLAISFDVRMMINNGKLGAERISTLVHSMKSYSYLDQGAKQFIDIHEGIDNTLQLFSYKLKQGVTVLRKYDRTLPQISAYGSELNQVWTNLIDNALDGMNETGTLEIITSRDGDYLRTEIIDSGTGIPSAIASRIFEPFFTTKEMGKGSGLGLDLVRRAVENRHRGIVTFSSVPGRTSFIVCLPFSSEE; encoded by the coding sequence ATGCTTTGTACTACCAAACTCCTCAGTCTCGAACCCTTTCGGTTACTTCCCCAAAGCCAACTAGATTGGATCTGCGATCGCGCCTCAGCGCTTCAAATTACCCCCGGTTCCACACTTTTCCATGAAGGATCCTCACCCCAAGGCTTTTTTATCTTAACTAGTGGTCGCATCAGCATTACCAAACTTAGCGAGGGAATTGAGATGCCCATCGGACAAGATGAAGCACCGGCTTTTTTTGGGGAAATACAGGTATTGACCGGAGAAAACTCCTCTGTGTCGATACACGCTCTCACCGATTGTACTTTTTATCGTCTAGATTGTGGTGATTTTTTAGAATTATTACACGAAGCTCGCGATTTTGAACGCAGTATTTTCCAAGTGGTGGCGCAACGTTCACGGGGACTAGAGTCTTTCATTCGAGGACGGGAAAAAATGGCAGCTTTGGGTACTTTAGCCGCCGGACTCGCTCATGAACTCAATAATCCTACAGCGGCTTTAGTACGTGCTTTTGAGAGTCTCATTCCAGCGATACGTGAACTGGAACATTTAAATTTACTCTATGGTCAACAAAATCCCGATCCAACTGAAACTCGGCAATGGATAGACTTTCGTTGTCAAGGATACGAGGTCATTTTAAATGGTTCCGTTGATTCGATGACTTTAAGCGATCAAGAGGATGAGTTACTGGAATGGTTGGAAGATAAAGGGATCAAAGACGCTTGGAAATTCGCTGAACCCCTAGCTGCGGCAGGTGTTGAAGTAGCTACCATAGAAGCATTCATGGCACCTTGGAACTATCAAACTTCTGAGTTAGAGCAAGGGATTCGCTGGTTAGCTATTTCTTTCGACGTGAGGATGATGATTAACAATGGGAAACTCGGTGCTGAACGAATCTCAACACTCGTTCATTCCATGAAATCATACTCTTATCTTGACCAAGGGGCAAAACAATTTATAGACATTCATGAGGGAATAGACAATACACTGCAGCTATTTTCTTATAAGTTAAAACAGGGTGTAACCGTACTGCGTAAATATGATCGCACTCTACCCCAAATCTCCGCCTATGGTAGTGAACTCAATCAAGTTTGGACCAATCTGATTGATAATGCTCTCGATGGGATGAATGAAACGGGTACCTTGGAAATTATTACTTCCCGAGATGGTGACTATCTGCGCACCGAAATTATTGACTCAGGTACGGGTATTCCTAGTGCGATCGCTTCTCGTATCTTTGAACCTTTTTTCACCACCAAAGAAATGGGTAAAGGATCTGGATTGGGTCTAGATTTAGTGCGTCGTGCCGTGGAAAATCGACATAGAGGTATAGTGACTTTCTCTTCTGTTCCAGGAAGAACCTCTTTTATCGTCTGTTTACCCTTTTCCTCTGAGGAATAA
- the recG gene encoding ATP-dependent DNA helicase RecG — MSVIQPDWLRLQKALSVEVENDFIDIQGRNYRFSEFLSLNFSQVPPLTNSLDQQRWQKKAQEFAQYSQLTYDERRTLVADTRRFLRQLQQEAETTVTPTSTKIAKTSLPSQSRGGDIKLEQPLTQIIGSTKSKYLERLGLVTVQDVLFYYPRDHIDYARQVYIKDLVEGETVTILGRVKRCNCFTSPKNQKLTIFELTLSDRTGELKLNRYYPGNRYQNRGWPQKLKLQYPIGSAVAASGLVKKNKYGFTTLENPEIELMDSPGAAIESPKIGRLLPVYPLTEGVAADLVRNTVIIALGAVKQIKETLPSMILEKYSLMRLTEAIANIHFPPDSTSLTQARRRLVFDEFFYLQLAFLRRRQSQRQQDNSAIFSIRGELIEQFQELLPFELTSAQKRVIQEILPDLESSTPMNRLVQGDVGSGKTVVGVFAILAAIQSGYQTALMAPTEVLAEQHYHKIVTWFNLLHLPVELLTGSTKTAKRRDIYAQLSTGELPLIVGTHALIQDSVNFLKLGLVVIDEQHRFGVNQRASLLAKGNSPHILSMTATPIPRTLALTLHGDLDVSQIDELPPGRQPIQTTLVTGRQRTQAYDLIRREIAQGRQAYIILPMIEESEKLDVRAAVAEHQRLSEQVFKGFQVGLLHGRLTSAEKEQSLREFRESQTQIIVSTTVIEVGVDVPNATVMLIENAERFGLSQLHQLRGRVGRGSHKSYCLLVLGNNAVEARQRLEILEKSQDGFFISEMDLQLRGPGEVLGKRQSGLPDFALASLVEDQEVLNLARDAAATLILQDHELKDYFSIRSELERRLQKMLGAEILN; from the coding sequence GTGAGTGTTATACAGCCCGATTGGCTAAGATTACAAAAAGCCCTTTCAGTAGAAGTAGAAAATGACTTTATAGACATACAAGGGCGAAACTATCGCTTTAGTGAGTTTCTTAGTCTAAATTTTAGTCAAGTTCCACCCCTAACTAATAGTTTAGATCAGCAACGCTGGCAAAAAAAAGCTCAAGAATTCGCTCAATATTCTCAACTGACTTACGATGAAAGGCGTACTCTAGTAGCAGATACTCGTCGCTTTTTACGACAGCTACAACAAGAAGCAGAGACCACAGTTACACCAACTTCTACTAAGATTGCCAAAACTAGCCTCCCCAGTCAATCGAGGGGAGGAGATATTAAGCTAGAACAACCCCTGACTCAGATAATTGGATCTACTAAAAGCAAGTATTTAGAGCGTTTGGGATTAGTAACGGTTCAGGATGTTTTATTTTACTATCCCCGAGACCACATAGACTACGCGCGTCAAGTCTATATTAAAGATTTGGTAGAAGGAGAAACGGTGACTATTTTGGGGAGAGTTAAACGATGCAACTGCTTTACTAGTCCTAAAAATCAAAAACTGACCATCTTTGAATTAACCTTGAGCGATCGCACTGGGGAGCTTAAACTTAATCGCTATTATCCAGGTAACCGTTACCAAAACCGGGGTTGGCCACAAAAATTAAAGCTTCAGTATCCCATTGGTTCAGCAGTTGCAGCTTCTGGTTTAGTCAAGAAAAATAAATACGGCTTTACCACCTTAGAAAATCCCGAAATAGAACTAATGGATAGTCCCGGTGCTGCGATCGAATCTCCGAAAATTGGGCGTTTATTACCAGTTTATCCGCTAACTGAGGGAGTAGCTGCGGATTTAGTCAGAAATACCGTAATTATAGCTTTAGGAGCGGTCAAGCAAATTAAAGAGACCCTTCCCAGTATGATTTTAGAAAAGTATAGCCTGATGAGATTAACCGAGGCGATCGCTAATATCCATTTTCCCCCGGATTCAACCTCTCTCACTCAAGCCCGCAGACGTCTCGTTTTCGATGAGTTTTTCTACTTACAATTAGCCTTTCTGCGACGCCGTCAATCACAACGTCAGCAAGACAATAGCGCCATTTTCAGTATCAGAGGCGAACTAATCGAACAATTCCAGGAGTTACTACCTTTTGAACTGACTTCAGCCCAAAAAAGAGTCATTCAGGAAATATTGCCAGACTTGGAATCTTCTACCCCGATGAACCGTTTAGTACAGGGAGACGTGGGTTCGGGTAAAACCGTAGTGGGGGTTTTCGCTATTTTAGCAGCTATTCAATCGGGTTATCAAACAGCCCTAATGGCACCTACAGAGGTCTTAGCTGAACAACACTATCATAAGATCGTCACTTGGTTTAACCTGCTGCATCTTCCAGTAGAATTACTCACTGGGTCCACCAAAACAGCGAAGCGACGAGATATTTACGCCCAACTCTCCACAGGAGAACTACCCCTAATCGTGGGAACCCACGCACTCATTCAAGACTCGGTCAACTTTCTCAAATTGGGTTTAGTCGTCATCGATGAACAGCATCGCTTCGGTGTCAATCAGCGCGCTTCTCTCTTAGCTAAGGGTAACTCTCCCCATATTCTGAGTATGACCGCTACCCCCATTCCTCGTACCCTCGCTTTAACCCTTCACGGGGACTTAGACGTGAGTCAAATTGATGAACTACCCCCCGGTCGTCAACCGATTCAAACCACTCTAGTCACGGGGAGACAACGTACCCAAGCTTATGATTTGATCCGACGGGAAATCGCTCAGGGAAGACAAGCTTATATTATCCTTCCCATGATTGAAGAGTCAGAAAAACTCGACGTTCGCGCTGCTGTAGCAGAACATCAAAGACTCTCAGAACAAGTATTTAAAGGCTTTCAAGTCGGTTTACTCCACGGACGCCTGACTTCAGCCGAAAAAGAGCAAAGTTTAAGAGAATTTCGCGAAAGTCAAACTCAGATTATCGTCTCTACTACGGTGATTGAGGTGGGTGTGGACGTCCCCAACGCTACGGTTATGCTCATAGAAAACGCCGAACGCTTTGGTTTATCTCAACTACATCAACTCAGGGGACGCGTGGGTAGAGGGAGTCATAAATCCTATTGTTTGTTGGTGTTGGGGAATAATGCTGTAGAAGCGCGTCAACGTTTGGAAATTCTAGAAAAGTCTCAAGATGGTTTTTTCATCTCGGAAATGGACTTACAATTACGTGGTCCTGGGGAAGTACTGGGGAAACGTCAGTCGGGTTTACCAGATTTCGCCCTTGCTAGTCTGGTGGAGGATCAAGAGGTTCTCAATCTCGCTAGGGACGCAGCAGCAACGCTAATTTTACAAGACCACGAACTAAAAGACTATTTTTCGATACGAAGCGAGTTAGAACGTCGCCTTCAGAAGATGTTGGGCGCAGAAATTTTGAATTGA